Proteins from a genomic interval of Thermoanaerobacterium thermosaccharolyticum DSM 571:
- the yyaC gene encoding spore protease YyaC — translation MKLININDKTCYSDFSLEFSRCFNKLFNFKDDFVVVCIGTDRSTGDSLGPIVGYKLKNFFSDRIGIYGTLSEPVHAKNLNETLYNIKKVHKNPFIIAVDACLGSLNHVGCISIGEGAIKPGAGVSKDLTPIGNMYVTGIVNISGFMEFMVLQNTRLNVVMKMADIITYGITKSIIELENRKERA, via the coding sequence ATGAAATTAATCAACATAAATGATAAAACATGTTACAGTGATTTTAGTTTAGAATTTTCAAGATGTTTTAATAAATTGTTTAACTTTAAAGATGACTTTGTCGTTGTCTGTATTGGTACAGACAGGTCCACTGGTGACAGTCTTGGACCAATTGTTGGATATAAACTAAAAAATTTCTTTTCTGACAGAATCGGTATATATGGAACATTAAGCGAACCTGTCCATGCGAAAAATCTAAATGAGACTTTATACAATATTAAAAAAGTACATAAAAATCCTTTTATTATAGCTGTGGATGCATGTCTGGGTTCATTAAATCATGTAGGCTGTATATCTATAGGTGAAGGTGCTATAAAACCTGGTGCTGGTGTTTCAAAAGATTTGACTCCTATAGGAAATATGTATGTGACAGGTATAGTAAATATTTCTGGATTTATGGAATTTATGGTACTACAGAACACAAGACTCAATGTTGTAATGAAGATGGCAGATATAATAACATATGGCATAACGAAATCTATAATAGAATTGGAAAATCGCAAAGAAAGGGCATAA
- a CDS encoding CvpA family protein — protein sequence MNIVDIIIVLVIAYFMYSGFIKGFIMTLYGLANIVISWILTVKFYPIVSQYIMRNVKLLDFAMKLAGSLKNVIFNVTSIKSFVDLISIVLTFLFFTLFLKIFAVILNKLSNYPFIRIFNKIGGGLLGMVEGFVFVFFIFSLFKAINNMLPLSYWTYIDKSQFAKLFLNNNDVLKMFLL from the coding sequence ATGAATATTGTTGATATTATAATAGTTTTGGTAATTGCATATTTTATGTACTCTGGCTTTATAAAAGGTTTTATTATGACACTTTACGGATTAGCAAATATTGTAATATCATGGATTTTGACTGTGAAGTTTTATCCAATTGTATCACAGTATATAATGAGAAATGTAAAATTGTTGGATTTTGCAATGAAATTGGCAGGCTCTTTAAAAAATGTAATCTTTAATGTTACATCTATAAAGTCGTTTGTAGATTTAATTAGTATAGTTTTGACATTTTTGTTCTTTACATTATTTTTAAAAATCTTTGCAGTGATACTCAACAAATTATCGAATTATCCGTTTATAAGGATCTTTAACAAGATAGGCGGTGGGCTTTTAGGCATGGTAGAAGGATTTGTGTTTGTTTTTTTCATATTCAGCTTGTTTAAAGCCATAAACAATATGTTACCCCTAAGTTACTGGACGTATATAGACAAATCTCAGTTTGCAAAGCTATTTTTGAACAACAATGATGTCCTTAAAATGTTTTTGCTGTAA
- the rpsF gene encoding 30S ribosomal protein S6, with protein MRSYETIFIISPDVNDEARPALIEKFKNLITEKGGEITNVDEWGRRKLAYEIDKKSEGYYVLMNFNSDVDVPHELERVYKITDGILRYLIVKVDK; from the coding sequence ATGAGATCGTATGAAACAATATTTATAATTTCTCCAGATGTTAATGATGAAGCAAGACCTGCTTTAATTGAGAAGTTCAAAAATCTCATAACAGAAAAAGGTGGAGAAATTACAAATGTCGATGAGTGGGGCAGAAGAAAGCTTGCTTATGAAATCGATAAGAAAAGTGAAGGGTATTATGTTTTGATGAACTTTAACAGTGATGTAGATGTCCCACACGAACTTGAGAGAGTTTACAAAATTACAGACGGTATACTGAGATATCTTATTGTTAAAGTTGATAAATAA
- a CDS encoding DHH family phosphoesterase, translating to MFDKKFYKLISSVSLLNVILSAVLTMAVLYYNIYIGFASMILLIYILYVEYKGEKKKRTEFDKYIERLFFSVDKASGNVLSLLPIPVALMSDEGNIVWYNSCFAQNFEDKKDINNIILKYAKSKKDDKYHFKIGNKYYYMMSILSQPKRKKSKDNHTYYNIFIFDETDYMEISKKLSNSQPVLGYILVDNYEEALQSADDLNRPVIAAEIERRLNIWAQSMNAYIIKYANDRYIFVTQERDLNNLEENRFEILDFIRDINVGNKIPITLSIGVGADSSEFSKLNEYATSAIDLALGRGGDQAVVKKGEKILIYGGKTQAVEKRTKVKARVVSHAIRELIEESSNVLVMGHNFMDFDSLGAAIGMYRCAVSLGKEAKIILDKSNPAIETLLEKIERDEEYANPFIDVSNVKSVVNQKTLLIVVDAHRPSYLTYPELVNLVERIIVIDHHRRGKEFIDKALLVYLEPYASSTCELVTEISQYIKDKVDIKPIEAEALLAGITVDTKNFTFRTGVRTFEAASYLRRKGADTISVKMLFQNDLKSYIIKSTIVKNAEITKEGIAIAVSPEETDNVIAAQAADELLNIKGVQASFVVFKRSDDVAISGRSIGDINVQVILEKLGGGGHLTVAGAQVKKPLQNVIDDLKKAIDEYFKEGES from the coding sequence ATGTTTGATAAAAAATTTTACAAATTGATATCCTCTGTAAGCCTACTTAATGTAATTTTGTCAGCGGTTCTGACGATGGCAGTTTTATATTACAATATTTATATAGGTTTTGCATCCATGATATTGCTGATATACATTTTGTACGTAGAATACAAAGGAGAAAAAAAGAAGCGGACAGAATTTGATAAGTACATTGAAAGACTTTTTTTTAGTGTTGATAAGGCATCTGGCAATGTATTATCACTTTTGCCTATACCAGTCGCTTTAATGAGCGATGAAGGAAACATAGTATGGTATAATTCATGTTTTGCTCAAAATTTTGAAGATAAGAAAGACATAAATAATATTATTTTAAAATATGCAAAATCAAAAAAAGATGATAAGTATCATTTTAAAATAGGCAATAAATACTATTACATGATGAGCATATTGTCTCAACCTAAAAGGAAAAAGTCTAAAGACAATCATACTTATTATAATATTTTCATTTTTGACGAAACTGATTACATGGAAATATCAAAGAAACTTAGCAATTCTCAACCGGTTTTAGGCTACATACTTGTAGATAATTATGAAGAAGCACTTCAGTCTGCAGATGATTTAAATAGGCCTGTTATTGCGGCAGAGATTGAAAGAAGGCTTAATATTTGGGCACAGTCTATGAATGCATATATAATAAAATATGCTAATGATAGGTACATCTTTGTTACACAAGAGAGAGATCTTAATAATCTAGAAGAAAATCGATTTGAAATACTTGACTTTATAAGAGATATAAATGTGGGCAACAAAATTCCTATCACATTGAGCATAGGTGTTGGCGCTGATTCATCTGAGTTCAGCAAATTGAATGAGTATGCAACATCTGCAATTGATTTAGCTTTAGGAAGAGGCGGAGACCAAGCCGTCGTAAAAAAAGGTGAAAAAATATTGATTTACGGTGGTAAAACACAAGCTGTGGAGAAAAGGACAAAAGTCAAAGCTAGAGTTGTATCACATGCAATAAGGGAGCTTATTGAGGAGTCTTCTAATGTTTTGGTGATGGGACATAATTTTATGGATTTTGACTCTTTAGGTGCAGCAATTGGTATGTACAGGTGTGCTGTATCACTTGGAAAAGAAGCTAAGATAATTTTAGATAAATCAAATCCAGCAATAGAAACCCTCTTAGAAAAGATAGAAAGAGACGAGGAATATGCAAATCCATTTATAGATGTAAGCAATGTAAAAAGTGTCGTTAATCAGAAAACATTGCTTATAGTAGTAGATGCTCATAGACCAAGTTATTTAACGTATCCTGAATTGGTGAATCTTGTAGAGAGGATAATAGTTATAGATCACCATAGAAGGGGAAAGGAGTTTATAGACAAGGCATTGCTTGTTTACCTTGAGCCGTACGCATCTTCTACGTGTGAGCTTGTGACGGAGATATCCCAGTATATTAAAGATAAAGTAGACATAAAACCGATAGAGGCGGAAGCTTTACTTGCTGGAATAACGGTTGATACAAAAAATTTTACATTTAGGACAGGTGTAAGGACGTTTGAAGCGGCATCCTATTTGAGGAGGAAAGGAGCCGATACCATATCTGTAAAGATGCTATTTCAAAATGATTTAAAATCGTATATAATAAAATCTACGATAGTTAAAAATGCGGAAATAACAAAAGAAGGGATAGCAATTGCTGTAAGCCCTGAAGAGACTGACAATGTGATTGCTGCTCAAGCTGCAGACGAGCTTTTAAACATAAAAGGTGTTCAGGCATCGTTTGTTGTATTCAAGCGGTCAGACGACGTGGCTATCAGCGGAAGGTCTATAGGAGATATAAATGTTCAGGTAATACTTGAAAAACTTGGAGGCGGTGGACATTTAACTGTTGCAGGTGCCCAGGTTAAAAAACCGCTTCAAAATGTAATAGATGATTTGAAGAAAGCTATTGATGAATACTTTAAGGAAGGTGAATCGTAA
- a CDS encoding DUF951 domain-containing protein produces MPKEINVGDIVKMKKVHPCGGDEWEVLRVGMDIRIKCLKCGRMVLMPRPKFEKGMKKVIKTVEKPNEQ; encoded by the coding sequence ATGCCAAAAGAGATCAATGTAGGTGATATTGTCAAAATGAAGAAAGTTCATCCATGTGGTGGAGATGAATGGGAAGTACTTAGAGTAGGTATGGACATAAGAATAAAATGTTTAAAGTGTGGTCGAATGGTGTTGATGCCAAGGCCTAAATTTGAAAAGGGAATGAAAAAAGTAATAAAAACTGTTGAAAAACCAAATGAACAATGA
- the rpsR gene encoding 30S ribosomal protein S18, which produces MSNNNNNVKENSAQKRKNRKAKKRVCAFCADKIDYIDYKEVGKLRKYITERGKILPRRITGNCAIHQRQLTVAIKRARQIALLPYTAE; this is translated from the coding sequence ATGTCAAACAACAATAACAATGTTAAAGAAAATTCCGCTCAAAAGAGGAAAAACAGAAAAGCTAAAAAGCGTGTTTGTGCTTTTTGTGCCGATAAGATAGATTATATAGATTATAAAGAAGTTGGTAAGTTGCGGAAATATATAACAGAAAGAGGCAAGATATTGCCTAGAAGGATAACTGGAAACTGTGCTATACATCAAAGACAGCTTACAGTAGCCATAAAAAGAGCAAGACAGATTGCACTACTACCATATACAGCCGAATAA
- a CDS encoding single-stranded DNA-binding protein, whose translation MLNKVVLIGRLTKDPVLKYASSNMTPVTTFTLAVNRNYTQQNGDRLADFIPIVTWRKLAEICGNNLKKGRLVAVAGSIQTRSWDDNSGNRHWVTEVVADEVKFLDSNKSSGNDPMIDIGKDIHSFDIDVDGGDFDGFSPVESEDDLPF comes from the coding sequence ATGTTAAATAAAGTTGTATTGATAGGCCGTTTAACAAAAGATCCTGTCCTAAAGTATGCGTCATCAAATATGACTCCTGTAACTACGTTCACACTTGCTGTTAACAGGAACTATACTCAGCAAAATGGTGACAGGTTGGCGGATTTTATACCCATCGTTACATGGCGAAAGCTTGCAGAGATTTGTGGGAATAATCTTAAAAAGGGAAGATTAGTTGCTGTCGCCGGAAGTATCCAGACTCGTTCATGGGATGACAACAGCGGCAATCGCCACTGGGTTACAGAAGTTGTTGCAGATGAAGTTAAGTTTTTGGACTCAAATAAAAGCAGTGGCAATGATCCTATGATTGATATAGGCAAAGATATTCATAGTTTTGATATCGATGTGGATGGCGGCGATTTTGATGGATTTAGTCCGGTGGAGTCAGAAGATGATCTTCCATTCTAA
- a CDS encoding MazG-like family protein, translating to MDNNFDITKNIKSLESLKVELLDRTASIFKNFNNDDISLELIDNICHVIITGYLLGNKLGYDFREIDEEILKRIRSISAEIKEEDSENYRDLIAYLKKR from the coding sequence ATGGATAATAATTTTGATATAACAAAAAATATCAAAAGCTTAGAGAGTTTAAAGGTAGAGCTTTTAGATAGAACGGCATCTATATTCAAAAATTTTAATAATGACGATATATCGCTAGAGCTGATTGATAATATATGCCATGTGATAATTACTGGCTATTTATTGGGAAATAAATTGGGGTATGATTTTAGAGAAATTGACGAAGAAATATTAAAGCGCATAAGATCTATTTCTGCAGAAATAAAAGAAGAAGATTCTGAAAATTATAGAGATCTTATTGCCTATCTTAAAAAGAGGTAA
- a CDS encoding cyanophycinase, with translation MDEINRGKLLIIGGAEDKKDKCIILKEVIKLSGGENSRIVIMTTATEKPEEVGKNYVEIFKRLGAVTVETVNIDSRDDVKNEIVKERLRNSTCIFFTGGDQLRITSILGGSGIDKLLNELNKRKGILVVGTSAGASVMSRTMIIGGNDEESPRKCTINMAPGLGLLNNVIIDQHFAQRGRIGRLLTAIAENPENLGVGIDEDTAIVVDGNKFRVIGSNAVTVVDGRTLKNTNVSESSPDEILSLTHVTLHILPSGYGFDIMLREPFKYNKEDK, from the coding sequence ATGGATGAAATAAACAGAGGAAAGCTTTTAATCATAGGTGGTGCAGAAGATAAAAAAGATAAATGCATAATCTTAAAAGAAGTGATAAAACTATCTGGTGGTGAAAATAGCAGAATAGTCATAATGACTACTGCAACAGAAAAGCCAGAAGAGGTAGGTAAAAATTATGTAGAAATCTTTAAGAGGTTAGGAGCGGTAACTGTTGAAACTGTAAATATAGATTCGAGAGATGATGTAAAAAACGAAATTGTTAAAGAAAGGCTAAGAAACAGTACATGTATTTTCTTTACAGGTGGAGATCAGCTGAGGATTACCAGTATACTTGGAGGAAGTGGTATTGACAAACTTTTAAATGAATTAAATAAACGGAAAGGCATTTTGGTAGTTGGAACAAGTGCAGGAGCATCTGTTATGTCTAGAACGATGATAATAGGTGGCAATGATGAGGAGTCCCCAAGGAAATGTACAATAAACATGGCTCCAGGACTGGGACTTTTAAATAACGTGATAATAGACCAGCATTTTGCACAAAGAGGCAGAATTGGAAGGCTGCTTACTGCGATAGCTGAAAACCCAGAGAATCTTGGAGTAGGAATAGATGAAGATACCGCTATAGTAGTTGATGGAAATAAGTTTAGAGTTATTGGCTCAAATGCAGTAACTGTAGTCGACGGTAGGACATTGAAAAATACCAATGTGTCAGAGTCTAGCCCTGATGAGATATTATCATTAACACATGTGACACTGCATATACTCCCATCAGGGTATGGTTTTGATATTATGCTAAGAGAGCCTTTTAAATATAACAAGGAGGATAAATAA
- a CDS encoding YybS family protein produces MDSKNIANAAIMIAMAVIIVLVGAYVPPLFFILFFVPVPISIVFIRSDLLYGILSTILVFIATFLFTDIITASIVAVISAIGIIMGYLIRKGNAPRDVVIETGAISLVGFVGLLYILKIFGINVINSILNDYTQIGNEVLTLYKNTPNEAAIRSMINYMIDTIKILLPSIFVIMIAIVVVANYMLLSRIMTKDQKVKRLPPFMFWRMPYMTGWIFIGALLYQYFVNSSIVASNLLLLLSIGFTISGLSYVKYFMTKRFNFSSAISNFILLALFLFPVTFSLMTLLGVIDTSMNLRKFT; encoded by the coding sequence ATGGATAGCAAAAACATTGCAAATGCAGCAATTATGATTGCCATGGCGGTTATAATTGTTTTAGTTGGTGCATACGTACCACCGCTTTTTTTCATACTTTTTTTTGTACCAGTGCCTATAAGCATTGTATTTATTAGAAGCGATTTATTATATGGGATTTTATCCACTATTTTAGTTTTTATAGCTACATTTTTATTTACAGATATTATTACTGCTTCAATAGTAGCAGTAATAAGCGCGATCGGAATTATAATGGGTTATCTCATAAGAAAAGGAAATGCACCGCGAGATGTTGTAATAGAGACTGGCGCGATATCTTTAGTTGGATTTGTTGGGCTATTGTATATTCTTAAAATATTTGGTATAAATGTAATAAACAGTATTTTAAATGATTATACGCAAATTGGGAATGAAGTATTAACACTTTATAAAAACACTCCCAATGAAGCTGCGATTAGAAGCATGATAAATTACATGATAGATACTATTAAAATTTTGCTGCCTTCGATTTTTGTCATAATGATTGCTATAGTTGTGGTGGCAAACTATATGCTGTTGTCCAGGATAATGACGAAAGATCAGAAAGTGAAAAGATTGCCTCCATTTATGTTTTGGAGGATGCCATACATGACGGGTTGGATATTTATTGGTGCTCTTTTATACCAGTATTTTGTAAATTCTAGTATAGTGGCGTCTAATCTTTTGCTTCTTCTGTCTATTGGATTTACTATAAGCGGCCTTTCTTACGTAAAATATTTCATGACAAAGAGATTTAATTTTAGTTCTGCCATCAGTAATTTCATCTTGTTAGCATTATTTCTATTTCCTGTGACTTTTTCATTAATGACACTATTAGGCGTAATCGATACAAGCATGAATTTGAGAAAATTTACTTAG
- the mscS gene encoding small-conductance mechanosensitive channel MscS encodes MEYLLNLYNQILKLYDIKILGTTFDILKVVIIAYIAKKLGYLLIDRFYVMQERSKIQFSERKVKTLSSLTKNILRYVIYFVAIYSILEILGLKMGSILAVAGIGSLAVGFGAQSLVKDVITGFFIIFEDQFGVGDYITINNFSGTVEEIGLRVTKIRDFSGDLNIIPNGEITSVTNHSKGAMRALVTIGISYEEDVDKALKILNEICNAVKKDRDDILEGPSVLGITNFKDSTVEITIVAMTKPMQQWSVERDLRYRIKQSFNNYNIDLPYPHMNVVLKDNNKKGDNDAKRDQCR; translated from the coding sequence TTGGAATATCTGCTTAATTTGTATAATCAAATACTGAAACTTTACGATATAAAGATATTAGGAACGACTTTTGATATTTTAAAAGTCGTTATAATAGCGTATATTGCCAAGAAATTAGGATACCTTTTGATAGATAGATTCTATGTAATGCAGGAAAGGTCCAAGATTCAATTTTCAGAAAGGAAGGTAAAAACACTTTCTTCTCTTACAAAAAATATTTTAAGGTATGTCATATACTTTGTTGCAATTTACTCTATACTGGAGATATTAGGATTAAAAATGGGTTCAATACTGGCTGTAGCCGGTATAGGCAGCCTCGCAGTTGGATTTGGAGCACAAAGCCTTGTGAAAGATGTCATAACAGGCTTTTTTATAATATTCGAAGATCAATTTGGAGTGGGTGACTATATTACTATAAACAATTTTTCAGGGACTGTGGAGGAAATCGGACTTAGAGTTACAAAAATTAGGGACTTTTCAGGTGATCTTAACATCATTCCAAATGGCGAAATTACGTCTGTAACAAACCATTCTAAAGGTGCTATGAGAGCTCTCGTAACTATTGGTATATCTTATGAAGAGGATGTAGACAAAGCTTTAAAGATATTAAATGAAATATGCAATGCGGTAAAAAAAGATAGAGATGATATATTGGAAGGACCTTCAGTACTTGGCATAACTAACTTTAAAGATTCTACAGTTGAAATTACAATAGTAGCTATGACGAAACCAATGCAACAGTGGTCTGTAGAGAGGGATTTAAGATATAGGATAAAACAGTCATTTAACAACTACAATATAGATTTACCATATCCACACATGAATGTTGTATTAAAAGATAATAATAAGAAAGGTGATAATGATGCCAAAAGAGATCAATGTAGGTGA
- the cphA gene encoding cyanophycin synthetase has translation MIIKDIRVYRGRNIYCHRPVVKMIVDTGDYDIPTKDIPGFNERLIKTIPSLNKHCCSYGYEGGFLKRLDEGTYLPHVTEHIILEIQNILGYDVKYGKARLIEGHLYNVIFEYELEECAIRSAKLAVKMVNKFISGEDFDFEQELEQIRKVVVEVELGPSTMALKKAAEEASIPVTRVGNGSILRLGYGRYQKMIEGTITQNTSCIAVDIACDKILTKNIIKEYGLPVPEGDVAYNENDAIAIAEEIGYPVVVKPFNGNQGKGVFLNLLNKEELIVAYRNAKNISDLVIVERHIKGKNYRVLVVGDRVVAVSERIPARVLSDGIHTIRELVEIENRNPLRGVGHEKPLTKINIDNISQFVLKKQGYQIDDIPPKGVYVYFRESANLSTGGTAIDRTKEIHPDNIEIAVRAAKAIGLDIAGIDITMENISMPLNRSNGAIIEVNAAPGIRMHHYPSKGKSRDVAKAIVNMLYPKGSKATIPIISVTGTNGKTTTVRMISQILKMYGYTVGMTSTDGIYVDDVCIYKGDNSGPKSARTCLADKNIDAAVLETARGGIVREGLGYDLADVGIITNISEDHLGIDGIETLEDLAFVKSLVVEAVKKDGYSVLNADDPMTPYISKRAKGKIIYFSMHENNITIKRHLEEGGISVYVKNDTIVIANGEIVPVAKIDEIPATLNGKVLYNVENAMAAIAASYGIKIPVNVISKGIKSFYCDENHNPGRFNIFNVGSFRVLVDYGHNIDSIRKVIESARKLNPNRLLGVIGVPGDRSDSSTLKIGEICGEGFDKVYIKEDLDLRGRKPGEIAKLLEIGVLKGGLSKEDVNVILKEVDALKTAMYEAQPGDLIVIFYEKYAPVVDVINNFIKISQFDIDESKERA, from the coding sequence ATGATTATAAAGGATATAAGGGTATATCGTGGTAGAAACATATACTGCCATAGACCTGTTGTAAAGATGATTGTGGATACAGGTGATTATGATATACCAACAAAAGATATACCGGGATTTAATGAAAGGCTTATAAAAACCATTCCTAGTTTAAACAAACATTGTTGCTCGTATGGTTATGAAGGTGGATTTTTAAAGAGACTTGATGAAGGTACATATCTTCCACATGTTACAGAGCACATAATATTAGAAATTCAAAATATACTGGGGTATGATGTGAAGTATGGAAAAGCTAGATTGATTGAAGGACACCTTTACAACGTAATATTTGAATATGAATTAGAGGAATGTGCAATAAGATCAGCTAAATTAGCAGTTAAGATGGTAAATAAATTTATAAGTGGAGAGGATTTCGACTTTGAGCAGGAATTAGAGCAGATAAGGAAGGTTGTTGTAGAGGTTGAGCTGGGACCCAGTACTATGGCTTTAAAGAAGGCTGCAGAAGAAGCGTCAATTCCTGTAACAAGGGTTGGAAATGGCAGCATATTGAGACTAGGCTATGGACGCTATCAAAAGATGATAGAAGGTACTATAACCCAAAATACTAGCTGCATTGCCGTAGATATAGCCTGTGATAAGATTCTGACCAAAAACATAATTAAAGAGTATGGGCTACCAGTACCTGAAGGGGATGTCGCTTATAATGAAAATGATGCAATAGCCATAGCTGAGGAAATTGGCTACCCAGTTGTAGTGAAGCCATTTAACGGCAATCAAGGGAAAGGCGTTTTTTTAAATCTATTAAATAAAGAGGAGTTAATCGTCGCATATAGAAACGCAAAAAACATAAGTGATTTAGTTATAGTTGAAAGACATATTAAGGGGAAAAATTACAGAGTTCTTGTGGTTGGTGATAGAGTTGTTGCGGTATCGGAAAGAATACCTGCTAGAGTCTTAAGTGATGGAATACATACAATTAGGGAGCTAGTAGAGATTGAAAACAGGAACCCTCTAAGAGGTGTTGGACATGAGAAACCTCTTACAAAAATAAATATAGACAATATTTCACAATTTGTGTTAAAAAAGCAAGGATACCAAATTGATGATATTCCTCCAAAAGGTGTGTATGTATATTTTCGCGAAAGCGCAAACTTAAGTACTGGAGGTACAGCAATTGATAGGACGAAAGAAATACATCCTGATAATATAGAAATAGCGGTGAGAGCTGCAAAGGCCATTGGCTTGGATATTGCAGGAATTGACATTACAATGGAAAATATCTCTATGCCTTTAAACAGGAGCAATGGCGCTATAATTGAAGTTAATGCGGCTCCAGGCATAAGGATGCATCACTACCCGTCTAAGGGCAAATCACGAGATGTCGCAAAAGCGATTGTAAATATGCTTTATCCAAAAGGGAGCAAAGCCACAATACCAATTATATCGGTTACTGGTACCAATGGGAAAACTACGACAGTGAGAATGATATCTCAAATATTGAAGATGTATGGTTATACGGTTGGAATGACGTCTACAGATGGGATTTATGTTGATGATGTATGCATATATAAAGGGGATAATTCAGGACCTAAAAGTGCCAGGACATGCCTTGCGGATAAAAATATTGATGCAGCTGTGTTGGAAACAGCAAGAGGTGGCATTGTAAGGGAAGGTTTAGGATACGATTTGGCTGATGTAGGCATAATTACAAATATTTCAGAAGACCACCTTGGCATAGATGGTATTGAAACATTAGAAGATCTTGCATTTGTAAAATCTTTAGTGGTAGAAGCAGTAAAAAAAGATGGGTACTCAGTCTTAAATGCTGATGATCCTATGACACCGTATATTTCCAAAAGAGCAAAAGGAAAAATCATATACTTTTCGATGCATGAGAATAACATTACTATAAAGAGGCATCTAGAAGAAGGTGGTATTTCTGTATACGTAAAAAATGATACGATAGTAATTGCAAATGGTGAAATAGTACCAGTTGCAAAAATTGATGAGATTCCCGCTACGCTAAACGGCAAAGTCTTGTATAATGTAGAAAATGCCATGGCAGCAATTGCTGCATCGTACGGCATCAAGATTCCAGTAAATGTGATTTCAAAAGGAATCAAATCATTCTATTGCGATGAAAATCACAATCCAGGTAGATTTAATATTTTCAATGTAGGAAGTTTCCGAGTCCTTGTGGATTATGGCCATAATATAGACAGTATAAGAAAGGTAATAGAATCGGCTCGAAAGCTGAATCCTAATCGTTTGCTTGGAGTAATAGGCGTTCCGGGTGACAGAAGCGATTCAAGCACATTGAAGATAGGTGAAATCTGCGGAGAAGGATTTGATAAGGTTTATATAAAGGAGGACTTAGATTTAAGAGGACGAAAGCCAGGTGAAATAGCAAAACTTTTGGAGATAGGCGTACTAAAGGGTGGACTCAGCAAAGAAGATGTAAATGTGATTTTAAAAGAAGTAGATGCATTAAAGACTGCTATGTACGAAGCACAACCGGGAGATTTGATTGTGATATTCTATGAAAAATATGCGCCTGTAGTAGATGTCATAAACAATTTTATAAAAATAAGTCAGTTTGATATAGATGAAAGCAAAGAAAGGGCTTAA